From one Lactiplantibacillus paraplantarum genomic stretch:
- a CDS encoding PTS sugar transporter subunit IIC, with product MERFFNSKLMIGLQRAGQGLGNNKFITALQAAMMSLMGILMVGAIFQIAMSVLGPTMFGVLSAKSILLAYLKIPFQFSMNSMSIWVVLFLGFHYAKNLKMTAPIMNAIDALFGFWIVAGGLLVSKTGTISIDTTYLGAQGMFIGFVVVWISVRVEKLCTDKNIRINMPDAVPQFLQDGFASIVPLLFNAVIFLSASLLVTIGTAGKYNICSGFMELLAIPLSALTSTVGIFVLCILGALLWTFGIHGTMILVPIVMPLVIQAVSENAALQAAGKPVVFAPVMLFSFMAVAGGTGNTLPLALMAMRSKSKQLSAVGKLSVIPGWFKINEPMTFGIPIMYNPIMSIPFVLNIPVVMLCALILYKIGFLTPGWIVITAILSMGFGSYLSTLSWRNALTDYLMLIPSALIWYPFFKVYEKQLIAKEAAVAAQEKQTVTQNEIKASIQEDDVDIEGEV from the coding sequence TCACGGCATTGCAAGCAGCAATGATGTCATTAATGGGAATTCTAATGGTTGGTGCGATTTTTCAGATTGCGATGTCAGTGCTGGGACCGACCATGTTTGGCGTGTTATCTGCAAAGAGTATCTTATTAGCATATTTAAAAATTCCATTTCAGTTTTCAATGAATTCAATGTCAATCTGGGTCGTTTTATTCCTAGGTTTTCATTATGCCAAAAATTTAAAAATGACGGCCCCAATCATGAATGCAATCGATGCGTTATTTGGGTTTTGGATCGTTGCGGGTGGACTGCTTGTCAGTAAGACTGGAACCATCAGCATTGATACGACTTATTTAGGCGCGCAGGGGATGTTTATTGGCTTTGTCGTAGTTTGGATTTCGGTGCGAGTTGAGAAGTTGTGCACGGACAAAAATATTCGTATTAATATGCCTGACGCAGTACCACAATTTTTACAAGACGGTTTTGCTTCAATTGTGCCGTTACTATTTAACGCGGTGATCTTTTTGAGTGCCTCGTTGCTAGTCACAATTGGCACGGCTGGCAAATACAATATCTGTTCAGGTTTTATGGAATTACTGGCGATTCCACTGAGTGCGTTAACGTCCACAGTTGGCATTTTTGTCCTCTGTATTTTGGGAGCTTTGCTTTGGACCTTTGGAATCCATGGCACGATGATTCTAGTGCCAATTGTGATGCCACTAGTGATTCAGGCCGTTTCTGAAAATGCTGCGTTGCAGGCTGCTGGCAAACCTGTTGTATTTGCACCAGTGATGCTATTTTCATTTATGGCGGTAGCTGGTGGAACCGGTAATACGTTGCCGCTAGCGTTAATGGCGATGCGGTCTAAATCTAAGCAATTAAGTGCAGTTGGCAAGCTGTCAGTGATTCCTGGATGGTTTAAAATTAATGAACCGATGACTTTTGGTATCCCAATCATGTATAACCCAATTATGAGTATTCCGTTTGTCTTAAATATCCCGGTCGTAATGCTCTGTGCACTGATTCTGTATAAAATTGGCTTTTTAACACCCGGTTGGATTGTCATTACTGCCATTTTATCAATGGGGTTTGGAAGTTATTTAAGTACATTGAGTTGGCGTAATGCGCTGACTGACTATTTAATGTTGATTCCGTCAGCTTTAATCTGGTATCCGTTTTTTAAGGTTTATGAGAAGCAATTGATTGCTAAAGAAGCGGCAGTCGCAGCGCAAGAAAAGCAAACTGTGACTCAAAATGAAATTAAGGCGTCTATTCAAGAAGACGATGTCGACATTGAAGGTGAGGTGTAA
- a CDS encoding glycoside hydrolase family 1 protein — MRFPTNFYWGGATAANQCEGAYDVDGRGLTLKDVTTIGGLKKRRQVTYLQADGTPGKGLAIPDGAHGAVLPNEYYPNQTGIDFYHRYQEDIALFAKMGFKMYRMSISWSRIFPRGDEEEPNQAGLDFYRRVFETLKAHGIEPLVTISHFDMPLHLETVYGGWNDRRMIAFYQHYAETLFTTYRGLVKHWITFNEINNTIMFLALRSQTSAADYQRAYQQLHYQFVASALVVKRAHAIDPENQVGCMICGITSYPLTCDPADVLKNRYAWEQNIYYCGDVQCQGQYPTYAQRLWDEYQVDLDMTATDLEILKAGTVDWYTFSYYMSTAITTHEITSAVGGNFSIGARNPYLQYSEWEWADDPDGLQYYLELMNDRYHLPLMIVENGLGAKDQLTADGQIHDQYRISYMRKHIQAMATAIQHGVNLIGYTSWGCIDLVSAGTGQMSKRYGLIYVDRQDDGSGTLARIPKDSFYWYQRVIASNGQALE; from the coding sequence ATGCGATTTCCAACTAATTTTTATTGGGGTGGGGCCACTGCTGCCAACCAGTGTGAAGGCGCTTATGATGTTGATGGCCGGGGCCTGACCTTGAAAGACGTTACCACGATAGGGGGACTGAAAAAACGCCGGCAAGTGACTTATTTGCAAGCTGACGGTACTCCTGGAAAAGGTCTTGCAATTCCTGACGGTGCACATGGAGCGGTATTGCCAAATGAATATTATCCTAATCAAACCGGTATTGATTTTTACCATCGTTATCAAGAAGATATTGCGCTATTCGCGAAGATGGGTTTCAAAATGTACCGTATGTCAATTTCGTGGTCACGAATTTTTCCACGGGGTGACGAGGAAGAGCCCAATCAAGCTGGCCTTGATTTTTATCGCCGCGTGTTCGAGACGTTGAAAGCCCATGGAATTGAGCCGTTAGTAACCATTTCACATTTTGATATGCCCCTACACTTGGAAACGGTTTACGGTGGTTGGAATGATCGCCGGATGATCGCTTTTTATCAACACTATGCGGAAACATTATTTACAACGTACCGTGGGCTAGTCAAGCATTGGATCACCTTTAATGAAATCAACAATACAATTATGTTTTTGGCGCTACGTTCTCAAACTAGTGCTGCCGACTATCAACGGGCTTATCAGCAGTTACATTACCAATTCGTAGCTAGTGCTTTGGTAGTGAAGCGGGCTCACGCGATTGATCCTGAAAATCAAGTTGGTTGTATGATTTGTGGAATCACGTCGTATCCGTTAACTTGTGACCCGGCAGACGTCTTAAAGAATCGGTATGCTTGGGAACAAAACATCTATTACTGTGGTGATGTGCAGTGTCAGGGGCAGTATCCAACGTATGCTCAGCGCTTATGGGATGAATACCAAGTTGATTTAGACATGACGGCGACTGACCTAGAAATTCTTAAGGCTGGCACGGTTGACTGGTATACATTCTCCTATTATATGTCGACAGCGATTACGACCCATGAAATTACCTCAGCGGTTGGTGGCAACTTTTCGATAGGCGCCCGGAATCCGTATTTGCAATATTCTGAATGGGAGTGGGCCGATGACCCAGATGGCTTACAGTACTATTTGGAATTGATGAATGATCGGTATCATTTGCCACTAATGATTGTTGAAAATGGCTTGGGTGCCAAAGATCAACTAACAGCTGATGGTCAAATTCATGATCAGTATCGAATTAGTTACATGCGTAAGCACATTCAAGCGATGGCAACGGCGATTCAACATGGCGTTAACTTGATTGGCTACACCAGTTGGGGGTGTATCGACTTGGTTTCCGCGGGTACGGGTCAGATGTCCAAACGATATGGATTAATTTATGTGGACCGTCAAGATGATGGCAGTGGGACGTTAGCACGAATTCCCAAAGACTCCTTTTATTGGTATCAACGGGTCATTGCGTCGAATGGTCAAGCTTTAGAGTAA